In Acinonyx jubatus isolate Ajub_Pintada_27869175 chromosome A3, VMU_Ajub_asm_v1.0, whole genome shotgun sequence, a genomic segment contains:
- the MAPRE3 gene encoding microtubule-associated protein RP/EB family member 3 isoform X1, which translates to MAVNVYSTSVTSENLSRHDMLAWVNDSLHLNYTKIEQLCSGAAYCQFMDMLFPGCVHLRKVKFQAKLEHEYIHNFKVLQAAFKKMGVDKIIPVEKLVKGKFQDNFEFIQWFKKFFDANYDGKDYNPLLARQGQDVAPPPNPGDQIFNKSKKLIGTAVPQRTSPTGPKNMQTSGRLSNVAPPCILRKNPPSARNGGHETDAQILELNQQLLDLKLTVDGLEKERDFYFSKLRDIELICQEHESENSPVISGIIGILYATEEGFAPPEDDEIEEHQQEDQDEY; encoded by the exons ATGGCCGTCAATGTGTACTCCACGTCCGTGACCAGTGAAAATCTGAGTCGCCATGATATGCTGGCATGGGTCAACGACTCCCTGCACCTCAACTATACCAAGATAGAACAGCTCTGTTCAG GGGCAGCCTATTGCCAGTTCATGGACATGCTCTTCCCCGGCTGTGTGCACTTGAGGAAGGTGAAGTTCCAGGCCAAACTAGAGCACGAATACATCCACAACTTCAAGGTGCTGCAAGCAGCTTTCAAGAAGATGGGTGTTGACAAA ATAATTCCCGTAGAGAAATTAGTGAAAGGAAAATTCCAAgataattttgagtttattcagTGGTTTAAGAAATTCTTTGACGCAAACTATGACGGAAAGGATTACAACCCTCTGCTGGCGCGGCAGGGCCAGGACGTAGCGCCCCCTCCTAACCCAGGTGATCAGATCTTCAACAAATCCAAGAAACTCATTGGCACAGCAG TTCCACAGAGGACGTCCCCCACAGGCCCCAAAAACATGCAGACCTCTGGCCGGCTGAGCAATGTGGCCCCACCCTGCATCCTCCGGAAGAACCCCCCATCAGCCCGGAATGGCGGCCATGAGACCGATGCCCAGATTCTCGAACTCAATCAGCAG CTATTGGATTTGAAGCTGACGGTGGATGGGCTGGAGAAGGAGCGTGACTTCTACTTCAGCAAACTTCGAGACATCGAGCTCATCTGCCAGGAACACGAAAGTGAGAACAGCCCGGTTATCTCGGGCATCATAGGCATCCTCTATGCCACCGAG gAAGGATTTGCACCCCCCGAGGACGATGAGATTGAGGAACACCAACAGGAAGACCAAGACGAGTACTGA
- the MAPRE3 gene encoding microtubule-associated protein RP/EB family member 3 isoform X2 — protein sequence MAVNVYSTSVTSENLSRHDMLAWVNDSLHLNYTKIEQLCSGAAYCQFMDMLFPGCVHLRKVKFQAKLEHEYIHNFKVLQAAFKKMGVDKIIPVEKLVKGKFQDNFEFIQWFKKFFDANYDGKDYNPLLARQGQDVAPPPNPVPQRTSPTGPKNMQTSGRLSNVAPPCILRKNPPSARNGGHETDAQILELNQQLLDLKLTVDGLEKERDFYFSKLRDIELICQEHESENSPVISGIIGILYATEEGFAPPEDDEIEEHQQEDQDEY from the exons ATGGCCGTCAATGTGTACTCCACGTCCGTGACCAGTGAAAATCTGAGTCGCCATGATATGCTGGCATGGGTCAACGACTCCCTGCACCTCAACTATACCAAGATAGAACAGCTCTGTTCAG GGGCAGCCTATTGCCAGTTCATGGACATGCTCTTCCCCGGCTGTGTGCACTTGAGGAAGGTGAAGTTCCAGGCCAAACTAGAGCACGAATACATCCACAACTTCAAGGTGCTGCAAGCAGCTTTCAAGAAGATGGGTGTTGACAAA ATAATTCCCGTAGAGAAATTAGTGAAAGGAAAATTCCAAgataattttgagtttattcagTGGTTTAAGAAATTCTTTGACGCAAACTATGACGGAAAGGATTACAACCCTCTGCTGGCGCGGCAGGGCCAGGACGTAGCGCCCCCTCCTAACCCAG TTCCACAGAGGACGTCCCCCACAGGCCCCAAAAACATGCAGACCTCTGGCCGGCTGAGCAATGTGGCCCCACCCTGCATCCTCCGGAAGAACCCCCCATCAGCCCGGAATGGCGGCCATGAGACCGATGCCCAGATTCTCGAACTCAATCAGCAG CTATTGGATTTGAAGCTGACGGTGGATGGGCTGGAGAAGGAGCGTGACTTCTACTTCAGCAAACTTCGAGACATCGAGCTCATCTGCCAGGAACACGAAAGTGAGAACAGCCCGGTTATCTCGGGCATCATAGGCATCCTCTATGCCACCGAG gAAGGATTTGCACCCCCCGAGGACGATGAGATTGAGGAACACCAACAGGAAGACCAAGACGAGTACTGA